The stretch of DNA ATAGTTAGTGTTTGCAAGTTTTTGTAGGTAGCTTACCAAGCTGACCGTTGGTAAGAGAGAAAtagttagtgggggctagctatttagatataaaaGATAAGCATGTAGAATATGATATTTGGTAGTACCATGCATGTTGCATAAATTAATGGGCCACACTGGACGTGCTTAATTACCTACTACTACTCTCTAGAGGTTTTGACTGAGCAAGTTAGTGCACATCACTTTATTGTGTCGCCCGTACGTGATGATAACAAAATCCTTGTGTTGCTGCTAAAAGGCCCCATAGTGCGCACTAGAGAGATAAAATGTGCAGACCAAGAAAAGTGCAGGGAAAAGATGACAGAAAGTAGGATCGTAGTGGGGCTTGGGAATGTGCTGATGGTTACATGCATGATGTGATGGAGAGATCGACCATGACACGCGCTTTTGTTGTCTTGCACTAGATTCGGTCTCCTGCTTACGTCGTGCAAACGAGAAAAAAGGCTCATGCCGGCTCAAACACTCTAGCCGGCCCTGTGATAATGTGCTGTGAATGCATTTCATCTTGCAAATTTACAGTTGATATTAAGAAAATAGTTTTCATGGTAAATCTAATAATGTTAGTTTGCATGAGGAAATTATAAATTAACTTCACAACATGAGGCAAAGTTGGGAAAGAATGATTGCAAGTACTCCCTTCTTGCCAAATTCTAGTGCATATAAGTTTtggcaaagtcaaactttgtaaacttagaCTAAGTTTATAGGGgggaaatatgaacatctacaatataaAATACATACCTTATGAAAATGTTTTTCATGAGGGATTTAAAGGTGTTTATTTGACAATTATGAGAAATGGGTATGTCAAAAGTTTCACATGGAAAAAATGATGGACAAACCAAAGTCTATGGCACATTATTAATGGACTCATTCATCTGGGTTTATATTCTAACCATACAATCAAATGGAAAACAATAAATGAAAATACTTACTATTTTATGAAAGTAAACATAACTTTTTGCAAACAAAATTCTTACTTTTGCTTGTGTGCATACAGAAATCATGTTACAATAAAATACGTAATTTTGAAGTCATTTTACCAGATATTTTGTTGCTGGGGTTTATATACACAAAATTAAGTTGCCACATGAACAAACCATATCTGCCCAAAAATTGGCTAGAAATTGGCCAACTAATGAAGCTAAGTATAAAGCTTGTTTTCATGATAATTATAATCATCTTAAGATGACTTAAAGGTCAAGTACTTTCACAATATTAACCAAACCGTGTTTTGTACTCATGTTGAGATAATCATGCTGCAATTCAATAGGTTCCAACCCCCACATAAAGGCCATGTAAAACAACACGCATAAGTTCTCAAAAAAACACACGCATAACACAACAAAGGTGGATGTTTGGGGCCTACCGAGCAATTACTAATTAAATAAAAAATGATATGGTGCAATGGATGTTTTCATGGGTTGGTTGTTATTACTTGTTAGTGCTAAGGGAAGGCTGGGGTTGTTCTCGACCAATTCCCCATACTTATCACCACTACACGCACATAATTTTTTGGGATATTGTTTCATGTTTCAGCTGCAAATTTGGCAACATGCAAATGATTATTAGCTCCACTACATTCTATAAAAGCTAGCACAAGCACAACATGGATTAGGCCTGCCTCCAAGATCTGGGGCCCCGCATAATATTTTCTAACCTCATACTTACGTGAAGATATGGTAGGTTGTTGCTAGTAAGCAATTAAACTCCATTTTCCCCACAAATATGGTTTTCCCAATAACTTGTTCTATAGGATTTTGCGAAAGTTTTGTGTTAATAGTCGATAATCGGCTTTTCATGATGATACCAAAAAACCAAAAAATCAAGTTGAGTTTATATGATTATTTGATATTAAATTCAGACTTGATAAAATTAACTAAAACTTGTAAACGGTATCAGTATTGTCACTAATTCTCCATCATGTCAAATGTGCATTCCCTCTACCTATCCATGAGGTGAAGTGGAAGGGGGGCGCCACATAAAATTAGTGATCATAAAGGTTTAAACAGGATTCAAAATTGAGATTGACTATGTGTCACCAAGTAAGTTAAACTATTTTATGAAAAATAGTGTTTGGTGCCTATTTATTTGTTAATCTATTTCATTGTAGAACATATATAAGACGCAATGCGAGAGATTTTTTTATTTACAAATAAGAGCGATGGTTCCTAATTACTAACCCAAGGGACACCCCGGTCGTCAAGCGCAATCAAAGACAGTAAGGAACAAATCAAAAGACATTTTTGCTATTATTCACTTGCTTGAATTTTCTTTTGCGTCTAGACGCCTTTCCCCCCTTTTGTTtagtcttttttcttctttttacttTTGTGAAAGGCCGAAACCCCATATTAAAGTCTATCAACCTGATCCTATGAGAAATCGAAATCGTCTTCCTCACTCATTGGTGTAGCCCGTGAGCGAAACTTGATGATGCCATTGAACCTCATAAAGACCATCAGAGACAAGAAAACGGTGATAAGGCAGCGACCAAGAAGTCGCCAGGAAAACCCTAAAGTTGCCATGAACAACAATCTGTAAAACACATCACCACCCCCCAGATTCGACCAAATATATCTGAGATACCAAATCCTCACAAGTTCCATGACGATGTTGAAGATGGACGAACAACGCCAGTCGGAGAAGAAGCTGGATGAGAAAAACACGAAGCCCGCTATGCCAGAAGACACTGTCAAAGACCACCTCCATAACATGAAGAAAAACAAACCCacctctttagaacaacaacaacaactagacGATCCCCCACTCCATCACCATCACAACTCTGCCATCGGAGAATGAAACTCTAATCCTAAGTGACCTAACTATAGCACCGCAATGCAGTCCCCGGTCCCCACCCCATCCCTCCTCCGTAACAGCAGGCATATGATGATGGGACTCGTGGTCTCACATGGTGTCACAACCCTAGACTATGGTAATTTAATAAATGCATCAAAGCATTCATGCATCTTGTTTAAATTTTTTGACATTTGGAATTGAGGGAATTTAAAGCCTCGTATTCAAATAAAGGGAAAAAACCCTAAAATAAATAAATGGCCTTCTAAAGCAATGCACAGGGACGATGTGGTGTGATCAGAGGAGCAGANNNNNNNNNNNNNNNNNNNNNNNNNNNNNNNNNNNNNNNNNNNNNNNNNNNNNNNNNNNNNNNNNNNNNNNNNNNNNNNNNNNNNNNNNNNNNNNNNNNNNNNNNNNNNNNNNNNNNNNNNNNNNNNNNNNNNNNNNNNNNNNNNNNNNNNNNNNNNNNNNNNNNNNNNNNNNNNNNNNNNNNNNNNNNNNNNNNNNNNNNNNNNNNNNNNNNNNNNNNNNNNNNNNNNNNNNNNNNNNNNNNNNNNNNNNNNNNNNNNNNNNNNNNNNNNNNNNNNNNNNNNNNNNNNNNNNNNNNNNNNNNNNNNNNNNNNNNNNNNNNNNNNNNNNNNNNNNNNNNNNNNNNNNNNNNNNNNNNNNNNNNNNNNNNNNNNNNNNNNNNNNNNNNNNNCCACTAAAACATGCACTAACTCACCTGTAGGATTTTTCCTATACCCTTGGCCCCGACATGAACCTAGAGACGCGCCTCTTCTTGAATGGTTTGGATGGCACAACTAGAGGAGGGGTGTTGGGTGTCCAAGATGCAGTCGTTACAATGCTTCCAAAGCAACGGTGGCTATGAGAGAAACGATGGATGTGAAACTCTTGCGCAGCTGCACCGACGCTAGGTGGAAGGAGTTCGCCCACCATCACATGAATGAAATGTCTTGGGCAGAAGGAGGGTCGTAAGCCCGCACCGGGAGAAGACCTCGTGCCAAACTTGGTGCGAGAAGGAGCAGTTGCAGGGCAGGTTCTGCGTGCACTCTAGTTCCTGGTCACAGAGAGCGCAGGAGACCTCACGGGGAAAGCCGCGATAGGCAGTCCAGCACCGGTTTGGCATTTCAATACCAATCTTTTGGTCACATCGATGTCTTCAGTTCCTTCTTCCTTTAgaatgttttgttttgtttttcataaCTACACAGTTTATTTTTTTGTTTACTGAGAAAAAAAGAGATAATATCTATATGTttttaaatataagacgttttgcagTTCACAGATATTGCAAATTCAGTTACCTAAAGAGTAGATGGTCCCAACGAAACAGCGCTCGTTCGTGTAATGGCTATAGCTTTGCTGCTGTTGTCCCAAGGAGCCAACTTCACttcacttagagcatctccaacaggcgctttCAACAGGGAAAAAAAGAAGAGAATTTGCCACAAAAATGGAAGTAAATAGTGCAATGGCATTAGTGAAATAAGCTCTCAAATATTTGGACATTCTCTGCTATCAATTCTTTAAATAGACCACTCCACTGGTCCGTCCGTCCAACCCCCCACTTACATAGCCACAACCCACAACGAGCACTTGCGTATTGTGATCTTTCCACTGCGCGTGCTTCCCTCGTAGCTCATCACCAATCTACCCGCAGCTCAGCTCCTCACCGGCGATGGGGAACTGCCTGGTGATCCAGGACAGAAGGGAGATCAAGGTGATGAGCGTGGTCGACGGCGAAGTCCTCAAGCCGCTCCCGGCGCCACCCCTCTCCAAGGGCGCCCTCGCACGCGTCTCCGGCTCCTCCGACGCCGACGACGCGCTCCGGCCGCAGAAGCAAGGCCTCGACGGCCGGGCGGGCGGCATGGGGCAGTTGCACCGCCTGTTCCCCTCCGATGCTAAGGCGCCTCCTGCCGCCGCGGCTGACCCGGAGGGCGCCGTCGTGAGGGTGAAGCTGGTCATCAGCAAGCAGGAGCTGAGGAGGATGCTGGGCaaggacgacgaggccgtctccatGGACGACATGGTGGCTCTCCTGCGAGGAGGGTCGGAGGACCGGAAGCAGGAGGACGTCGGTTGCTACAGAGGGTGGCGGCCTGCCTTGCATAGCATACCTGAAGGCAGCGGTGATCTATATTCTATATTAGCATAAGAAATTAGCTGGAAGAAAAATACATATATGGATACTAAGCATAAGAAAATATGCATGTATTTATATTCACATAGTAGAAAATAGAGGTCATAGTTGGGTAGATTTTCTGCTAGTAGTTTTGGGATAGGGGTTATCTTCAGGTTGTCTTGTTTGGTGGGTGCATATACCATGTAAGACAAGTTAAAGATAGTCCTGGAAATCAAACGAGACAATATAAACTTAATTATTGATGGCATAATACTGATATACTCGTTGCTGTACTAAGTTTACTcttttttttttcattatttcaCAAGCTCTGAAGTACACCACAGTAGCACACCAGGTATTAATTGGGTCAAATGACTCCACTACTCAAGGTACCATGATTTCGGCTCTGGAATAGGAGTACCTTCTATTCTCAATAGGACACACTCCTAGCCTGGCTTCAAAGATGAGTAACGACTCTGCAAGACATCTCTGCCCGCCATAATTAAGCACGCAGAAGATTCAGTCAATGAATTCTGGACCTACTTGAAGGAAATCGCGATAACCGATGATTTATCAAGTAATATGTGATCTTCTTGGAGGACCGCCTCCGCCGAAGCAATCGCTCCCACAACATCATTTTTTACAGGGAAGCAACCATGCTAGTGTCCCCTCACCTGTGCCGCCAATCGGCATAGCCGGTTATCAGACAGAGAGTAGTGGCAGTCGACCAAGTAGCCCCGCTGTCAATTTGAGAGGGAAAAAAGTTCTTCAGTATTTATATCCTCATGTCAACAAAATTAATTTCCCTCAGTGAACTACCATTAGCATGCACTACCATGCTGCCACTTTTTTGGTTGGATTTAGTGAAATAATTTGTTTCTGTTGGCCACCTCTTTTGTTGTCTCGACAGGTTTTAGTGGATTCAAAGCGCTCGATGAAATGGACTCAACACACAGGCGAACAAGAACAGAGGATGACTCAGTTGTGATCCAGGCAACAAATGCCGTCCTTTTTTTCTCAGTCAAGACTGAACCAGCAACACACGCCGGCTCCTCTCTTTTCATCTTCAGTACACCCAATGCGTGAACTGATGGCTGCAACAGGCACAGTCCACCATCAACCCACCCCACTGTGCCAGCAAAACACATTTGCACACTACAACAAACTAGATTTACTCTTTACAGTTTTGGTTCTGAAAACATGCTGGTCCTCAGCATTCAGAAAGAGTGAAATAAAAGCACTTGAGAGAGTATATACAACTCATCAGCATGTAAGCAAATTTTTAATTACACATGGAAGTGAAACAGGTAGGGTGTAAATGGAGCAGAACCGGTTAGAAATGACACAACAAGTAGGCATGGGATATGTCCAGCCGATGGACATAGATGTACCTGAACCCAAGACCCTTGCGATGCACCTCTCAAGTTCGAGCAAGCAGAAGATCATCCAGCTAGTCCATTTAAGACTTTCTTGTTGAACAGATTTTTAACACAGAAATCAGAGATTCTGAATGTCTGAAGTTTTTGGACATCTGGAATCTGGCAACTTTTGGTTCTTGATTCTTCCACGGGAGCAGGCAGAGTGCAACAATGAATTAAATCCCCTAGGTAACTGCTCTAATGCCATAAACTTAGCTTCttattatctactccctccgttccataatataagacgtttttgcagttccaTATGAACTGCAAAATCGTCCTATATTATGGGACATTCAGAAAGAGTGGAATAAAAGCACTTCAGAGAGTCAATACAACGCCGCACCCATGGAAAAAAGAGTCGAAAAGGCAACTCATCGGGATGTAAGCAAAATTTTAATTAAACATGAAACAAGTAGGCATGCCATGAAACAAATAGGGTGAAAATGGAGCAGAACCTATtctaaaaaaaaaaattggtcagaaATGGCACAACAAGTAGCCATGGGATATGTCCAGCCAATCGACATAGATGTACCTGAACCCAAGACCCTTGTGATGCACCTCTCAAGTTCAAGCAATCAGAAGATCATCCAACTAGTTCATTTAAGACTTTCTTGTTGAACAAATTTGTAACACAGAAATTAGAGATTCTTAATGTCTGATTTTTTTTTTGACATCTGGAATCTGGCAACTTTTGATTCTTTATTCTTCCACGGGAGCAGGCAAATCATTCCCTAGGTAAATGCTCTAATGCCATAAACTTAGCTTCTTATtatctactcccttcgtccggaaatacttgtcggagaaatggatgtatcttatAGAGGGAGTAGATAATAAGAAGCTGAGTTACTAAATGTCTTTAACTTACGAAATGTTGGGCACCATCTCAAATCCCTTCTGAAAATAAACTGAACAAAGTGCAAAGCAGTTACAGTTAAGGATCTAGTTTTAAAGTCCACAATGCACTGGTACTGAAAGTGCATTGGACCTCTAGATAAACACTAAAAGTTCATACCTACAGGAATTATACAAGCAATGTCAGTATGCCATAAttagcaactctctctctctcttatatatatatatatatatatatatataaatatatatatatatatatatatatatatatatatatatatatatatatatatatacatttacAAACAAAAATAACCTCTGGTTGTATATGGGCAGCATTGGCTCTATGTGGTGTTCCATGTATTGCCTCCCAAGTTCAACAAAAAAAACCATGCAATGTATAGTTTTCTGGCAGAAGTAGAATGATCCTTCTTGAGAGCATCTGCGGTGTATGGTGCTGTGATTGGATCAGTAGACGGATCGAGTGTATGGTTGCTTGCAGAACTAACCGTTCTTGGGCTGTGCTCGATTTACAAGTTATCCGCGGTCTCTAGGATTGAAGTCGATCTCAATCGCCTTGAATTGCACATTGTTAAATGAAAGCccgtagttctgttgctaataactCACGTTTGATGGGATGGATCTCCAGTAGCTTTGATGTTTCCCTTTTGGTTGCCGAGCGGTAAAAAATGAACTACAGTGCCACATCACCTTTTCTGTCAGAACAAACGTAACAAATATGTTTGATATTGAAAAACAACCAGAAAAGGTTTCGTGGTGTAGTTGGTTATCACGTCAGTCTAACACACTGAAGGTCTCCGGTTCCAACCCGGGCGAAGCCATCTTTTTTTTGTTGCCATTTTCTTTTGTGtgttcttctctgaactctttcacTCAGCCGATGGTGTCAggtaagcatgcatgcatgcaagagcTGAGAAGGAATCATCATTCAGAGAAGAGAGGCACGCACGGAGGTTGCTATGTTACTCCTCCCTTTCCTCGTCGGCCCGGCATGGCCGGCGACCTGTGCCACCACGTCGCGCCACGGCCGATACCAGCGGGAAAGGGGGCGGCGTTTTCTTCCCACCAGCTCGACGGCTTCTTGGTCCGTCCTCGTCACCGGCGCCAAGACCGCCAGGTTCTCTCCTTCCTACACTCCTTGCCCTCGCAGATTCATGCCATACGTTTGAAGATCTGAACTTATTTCAGACCAAACTTAATTTGGACCCTAGATGGATCTGTTAGCTAGGGAGTTCATCAGTTATTCTATATAAGAACACACATCAACATCCTACACATATACGGAGTAGATTATAAAATTACTGGAATGTTTACATTCAGGGTTACTGGTAACCAGATCATATAGTAGGTCCTTTTTCCTGTTGCCAACAACTGCTCTGCTTGATTATATGCAACTCCGGCCACTCTCCAGTTGCCTTAATCAAATCAAATCCCAAGCCTAACAGCCCACCGGTTATATATATGATTGAATCGCAATCAGTCGGTGCATGTGATTGAATAGCAATCAGATCGACAAGGACAAGACAGGAAACTTTAGGAGCGTGCATGAGATTGAGTAACCACCGTACATAGGTTCACCAAGAGTTTGGATTACATATTTCATTACAGACGGTTGCTTTAATTAAACATAATATGCAACTACACTCTCCAGTTGCTTTTACTCAATTCCAAGCCCGAGAGTCCTCCTTGGTGTGCTACCTAAGATGCCAAAATGAACACGGCAGGAAACTCCATGAGCATGCACATCATTGAATAACCACCATAGGTGACACCAAGAGTCGGATTACATATACTAGTAAATGGCACGTGCTTTGCACGTGTAGCTTTATGAATGTAGACCAACATCACCAAGTGAACTTTGCAACTCAAAATAagtaaaatactccctctgtcgcaTATTTTAGTTATCGCTACAACGGATGTATCAACAACAACTAATATAGGACAAAGGAAATAAATAGTTACTCGCTCCAATCCGAATTAATTGACGTGACTTCTATGCAATGTCTTACTTACATTGTATATAGGTTGCGTCAGTTAATTCGTATTGGATGGAGTATATTCTTTTTAAGACCGGATAGACGGCTTCCTGAGGTTGGCCTTTAACATAGCAAACCATCAATGTAGGAACACccaaggatttttttttttgagtttCCTGAAATTCATAGTTTGACACACTTGTCttcaaacaaaaagaaaaaacagaGGAAAAATATGTGCTCTTTGTGTTTGGGATTGCTTCGGAGGTGAAATCCTCCAGATTGCTTCCGGAGGTGAAATAAACCTTGCATCTCTATACTCACGAATTTCATTAATAACTGCATCATCTTATGCGGCTTCGATGACAATGGAGGCACGATCATGACCTTTGTAGATGTATTTGAATAAATATTTCACAGCCTTGATGCTAGAGCAAACTTCAATATTTATATGGCAATTGTATCGAATAAGTAAATAGGGATTGTATGGGACAACCCATCTATTATCCAAAACTGCACCCCTGATGCGCACTCGACGGCCGTCATTCCTGCGCCTATAAATTGGATAAGAATCCTCTCCTTGTTGTGTAGTCTCTGCGAAATGTCGAGGATAATGATATCGACAACTTCCATTTTCCATGCAAGGATTATTTATGTTGAGAACTCCACATGGTGACTCGTGCTACCAAGTCCGGCCTGTCTTGTGGTGATTGACCTTCTGCTAGTTCTCTCTAGTTATCTCTTCCCAATGATCAAATTAATTACGTATATATTCTTGGCTGGGAATACGCTTCCAAGCTCAGCAGcttgccctccctccctccctcccgcgccgccacccgcgaggcGGCCGGGGAGGGCGCCCCGATCTCCTCTGCTCGGCCCCCTCTCCCTCCCTACTCCCCCTCGCCGCCGCTGGAGGGCGTGGCCGGGCGAAGCCCGGTctgcgcaggcggcggcggggcctcctTCGTCCCCTCGCGCGGGTAGTCAGGCGCGGGCCAGATCCGCCAGGCCTGGGCGCCGGACTGGATGACGGGTGCGGCGGCACGGCGTGCTGCGGAGTGGTCGGGCTCCTGGCGGCGGTGCGGCGGGAGTCATGGTGGTGGTCCTCGCCTCTTGGCGCGTGGGGCTgctccggggcggcggcgcgggcatgtCCTGTGGGCGCGGCCTCGGCCTCCCCNNNNNNNNNNNNNNNNNNNNNNNNNNNNNNNNNNNNNNNNNNNNNNNNNNNNNNNNNNNNNNNNNNNNNNNNNNNNNNNNNNNNNNNNNNNNNNNNNNNNNNNNNNNNNNNNNNNNNNNNNNNNNNNNNNNNNNNNNNNNNNNNNNNNNNNNNNNNNNNNNNNNNNNNNNNNNNNNNNNNNNNNNNNNNNNNNNNNNNNNNNNNNNNGGGGGCTCCTCCCTACGGAGATCTGGCTTGCGGGATCTTCCAGATCCCGGCAAGGATGGCGGCGACCCGTGCACGAGAGATGGAGGTCTTCGAtcagatccgggtgaaaacctgctattggctattgccaaggccggcgatggcgacgctgtctgcgccgttcccttcctgaaggcattgTCGTGGAgatgttcaaggccactctctgctacctccgggggaaaccctagatcagtagatcggatggcggcggctctctggtgtcgtcttcccccctgggggcgtcattcttggaggtgcacacggACTCGAGGGACTAGAGGACGGCGACGTTGGTGGAGCGGAGCTTCATCTTTCACATTGATgatggcggatctcggcggcatggtgctgtggagactcggcgtctgatgcgcggagatggactcgtgcaggaggaggaagctgtctggcgtcatggggaCGTCGATGGCAgactggccagacaaggtagaagcctcaatttgatctgaagacggacctgtggaagatggcggcgacgacacacgagtgcgtctgaccggat from Triticum dicoccoides isolate Atlit2015 ecotype Zavitan chromosome 6A, WEW_v2.0, whole genome shotgun sequence encodes:
- the LOC119314481 gene encoding uncharacterized protein LOC119314481, with product MGNCLVIQDRREIKVMSVVDGEVLKPLPAPPLSKGALARVSGSSDADDALRPQKQGLDGRAGGMGQLHRLFPSDAKAPPAAAADPEGAVVRVKLVISKQELRRMLGKDDEAVSMDDMVALLRGGSEDRKQEDVGCYRGWRPALHSIPEGSGDLYSILA